The genomic DNA AACATCAACACTTTCTTTTACTGAAATATTTAGATCTGGAGCTTTGAAGTTGTTTAAAGAAGAAAAACCAGAGGAACCAACATCAGACTCTTGAATAacatataatttatataattcAAAAGGATTCTGCATCgccaaatcaaataaaaatctaaCATCTCGATCATTAATTATATCGATTGGTTCAGTAAACGTAGACATCCGGTATGACAACCGTGTAATGTTTGGAATATCACACATGTTAGAAACATAGTTTACAAAACTATTATATGAATGATATGTTTCAACTTCTAAACCACGTCTCCTTGAATCGCCATCAGTAACATAGTAACATACTCAATGTTTCCGTTAATGACATCCCACTTCCCCCCAGTATAAACAACAAACCTCACCCTCATGTTGTGAGATATTTACTAAAAACAAACAAATGTTTCGAATCTTAAATAAGGGTTCCATCTAAATAATTGCAACAAACgtgttaaaataaaaaatatatatataaaaacgtCTTAAATTGCTAATAAAACGTCTTAAATTCGTACAAAACGTCTTAAAATCGTACAAAGCGTCTTCAATAAGTACAACAAAACGTCTTATCCGGCTCGAGCTGATGTAGCCGGCTAAATACAGTTAAATGGCTCAAGCCGTCCGGAAACGTCTCAAGCCGTCTGGATAAATGGCCAGCCATAACGAAACGTCTCAAGCCGTCTGAAACGTCTCAGCCAAGACGTCCAGACGTCTGACTTTTCTATCGGACACGTAGCAGCTTTTGGTTGGTGAGACGCCAAGACGTTTGCACATGTTTCAAACGTCTCCCCAAGACGTTTCAGTTGGCTAATATGGAAAAGTTGACCCATTCTTGGCCATTTTCGCTATTTTCCCTTttatattattccatatataacttTGCAACTTTTTTGTGCTTcattagttgtacattgtgctatgtgtgtttttcaaaaaaaaagtttattttttacttttaacccaaatgtttttaccttttacaattttaaccctaGATGATTTATTTTTtgactttaacccaaaacttttcattatttgcaatttaacttcaaaacttttgtcacttatacttttcatctttcgcaaattttcgttttacgtatagttctaattttttcgagttaatacgacgcaacatgcatgtgtggttcaacgtttttacctctatttttccatgtttggcagcttcgtcgcaacacgcatatcctaggtcgagtcagtgttggtggtcgatgacggttgtgggACATTaatactatttgacaccgttttacgtccggccgcaacgcggggtgtgatttgggggttttcaaagaaaaaatggttatgcatatggttgtcgtaacgttggctttgggggttttccaaaaaaattgatttttttttacttttcacccaaaagtatttcataaattacttttaactcaaaactatttgtttttttttatttttaacccaaaactttttatcttttgcaatctatcctcataacttttttttactttcaactttggtcctttatagttttcattttccgcaaatttttcgctttatgcttggttctatattttgtgacttaacacatcgcaacgtgcgtcttttgtttaacatttttacgttccgttctaaattttgcgagttaacacgacgcaacgtgcgtgtatgggtgaacgtttttacatcgtctatttttccccgtttgacaggtttaacataacatgcgggtcctagattgacttagttataactaaagaatccccgccgcattgcggcgggtcgcaatcctagtttATAGTTAATATAAAAGAATGTCCCTTTCATGTCATTTATCAGATTATTAGTTACTTGAATAATAAGAATTGCCAAACAACTTATTATCTAGTCATTGCTAGTTTAACAAAAATATCCACACAATAATTCCTACTGCTATCATCAGCTATTATTTAATATCGCATAACCAGTTCCAAAATGCACATCCAAACACCCCTAAAAATACATTCATTGTGGAAAAATATCAGTAAACCTGGATTTGCTTGGATCATTTGAAGGCTGGTGTGGAGCCAATCCTGCTCGTTACGACCCGAGCCAAGCTAAGCGTGGCTCACTTTCTAATCGAGTCGAGCCGACTCGGCTCAGTTTTAAATCGAGCCATATCGAGTGAGCTTTTTCCAAGGTATATCCGAGCGAGCTTTTTCCAAGCTATATCCGAGCGAGTTTTTTCCAAGCTATATCTGAGCGAGCTTTAAGCCGCAAGCTTTTTGGACAACAGCTCTTGCCTAAGCCCCAGGACCTGTCATTGCAAGAAGCAGAGTAAGTCGAGATAACAGTTCTCGTTTGACGTTACAAAGTCGAACAAAAAAAACCTGTAGTGAAGGAGGAAAAAAAGACGTAATTAACAAAAAAAGACAATAAAAGTTGTAGGTAAACAATATTAAATGAACAAAATAAGACATAatattgaatcacaagtttgatgGATTGCTAAAGGGTACCTTACTGAAAACATATGTAGTccaagtcaaaactgaacctatGGTTCCATTAAAGTTCCTACTATGCTGGTTCCATTCACGATCCTGATCCCGCTTACCACCATAACCATGATGATAAGAACCATCTCCACTGAATGTGGCCCGCTATTATTCCTTCTATACCTTTGTTGTTGCCGGTCATTACCATTATTCAACTGTGACCCCAAGCCCCCTTTTTGCGGTTCGACGTGCGCGATATCTCTCACAGAAGACTCCATAGGAGTATTACCAGATTTTCCAGAAGCGTTATGAGGACTTTCATTTTCGATTACCAAATCTTAAAAAGTAGTATTTTTTAGCAAAAACTAACATATAGATATTTATGCAGATTCTACACTCTATGCTCTACAGTTCTAAGGTTTTGATTCTATTGGGGACAACAAATCTATTCATCAACAATATACATCACATTTCAATCCACCAGAAATACATTCTTTTTTACCTAAATTCATCATTTTAACTACAAATTTAAAAACCCCAGATCAAAAGGACACTCTTTTTATACTAAATTCATCATTTTAACTACAAATTTGAAAAAATAAGCCAAACGAAAGAACAGGAAGTGTTGGTTAAAAAAAGTCAACTTAATCAAACTGATTAGGTATTTTAtgccaaaattaaaaaaaaaattataagagAAATAAACGAAAGACCTTTTCCATACCTTTAAACACATTCATCATCCCTTTATGCCCATCATCTTCTCCATTTAAACCGGAAGATTTGGGTCAGATAAAGTCAAACATACATTGATAATCAGAGAAAAGTACACATGTAAACTTCAAATGCAAGAGAAAAGTACACATGTAAACTTCAAATGCAAGATCTTAAGGTGCGTAACATAAGATGAAAAATGTCGAGATAAATGATTGAAACAGAGAAATATTTAATTCAGGTCAAACTGCTTGGGCCAGGTTTGACCCATTCAGTTTTGGGTAAGTTTTCCAACTTGATCCATTCAAAGTATTTGTAAATTTAATCTAACTGACATAAAACCGTTACAAAATAGGTTAAATGGCACCTCTACATCAAGATAATCCATAAATTGgcataaagtagaaataaaagcATCATATTTTGAAAACTATTTTCTATACTTACACGTTAGGATGATTGGGTTCCATAACAACCATTCCAGTTTGGGTATTGATTTTGGCATCTAACTTCGAGGTTCGAATGAGATTCAAAATCCACCTTTCAGCATCTTCATAGTTTAGGTTTAGTTTCTCAGCAAGCACCCTGAATATTAAACGAAACCATAGAGCAAGATTCAGATTTCTTCATGCTCCCAAGCACGAAATACAAACAGTATATAATGAACAAAGTTTGTACCCCATGTCAAAACCAGCAGCACATATAAACTATAACTAAAAAGATGCACAGGTAAAGCAAACCTGCACTGTCCAACGGTGACATGGTCACCTTCTTTCACTCGGAAACATGGCGAAATGTGTGCTGGGATGTTTGAATGGCGCTTCTCATAACTTCATACAACACATAAATCTTGTGAATTGGATTAGTTATGGATAAGTACACTGGTAAATTGCAGCAAAGGGTTTTGAGTCTGAGTCTAACCGCTGATACTTCTTCACATAATAGAGGTAGTCCCGATGAACAATAATGGTCCTAACCCTTTCCGCACTGTGGCAAGTACCAGCAAGAATACGACCTCTAATGGAGACATCACCAGTGAAAGGGCACTTCTTGTCAATGTAAGTTCCTAAAGTAATCAAATATCGTATCATCATCAGTTACGTTAGTTCACCAAAACTAATTAGTTTGCAGCACAACAATTCACAAAAAAAATTCATTAGTTGGGTTGTAACAATAATCATGTTAGCTGGTACTAATGTAGGTTCGGTTTTGATAGCTTGTAACTTGAAACTGGCCACTACAATACCAATAATCTTGTAAAAGCAGATAATGATATTATATGAACATTGCAAATAATAAGTAAAAATGACATTGCAAATTATATGAACATCTCCTCACTAGAAGAATCAAAAGATTCCACTGAAGGAGTCTTTCTAGCATGTaggaaaataaaaataatgatcAGAAAAAAGAGACAATGTTATAAAAGCGGTTGCTAAACGGGCCGTGTTCATGGGGTGGGGATCGATCCTGATCATATAAAGttaaataattatatattagTAAATGACAGTTGAGAAACAAATAATTATCATTATATACTTAATATACCAACTAACTTAAAAAAGAAGCTTAAAACACATTCACAAGTTTATATCAACTTCATTATATTATATGATTCTCACAAAGACATTTTATCGAACAGGTGGTATGCATACTTTCAAAACAACGTATTCATCATGTCTCAGAAAAATGTCGGAAATTCTTTAAACAAACCTAAAAGAATAATGTAATCTCTCTTAACTGAACAACCCTTTTACATAATCCTTCCATTCCCGAAACACAGTCCATATATTTCACCCAAGTGATCACTCAACTTTACAAACCATTTCACTTAAACCGACTTGCATTCTTGCGAAAATAGAAACATTCACTCAAGTACACTAACTTTAGCATAGAATTTCATAGTAATCAACATTCATTTGCAATGGAAATTCACAAGAAATATTTTAAAAAGTCAATCAACCTACTTGACTTTCTAACTTTCTAGTTAGTTGCTATCCAAATTGAAGGATAAAACCAGCCTTTTGGGGACCAACAACAATACAAAAAGACAATTCTACTGGTCCCTAAAGTAAACATCAAttaaccaactggggtagcccagttggccaccgacacccacctcttcccagaggtaccgggttcgagtcttgggagtggcatatgtcgtccagggtaagaactcggcatggggaagtcaccgcggagctagcttggtcgggtagcggctcccggagtgagatcactccggcgattgggaggaccgtgcactatccccccccTAAAGTAAACATCAATGATC from Helianthus annuus cultivar XRQ/B chromosome 7, HanXRQr2.0-SUNRISE, whole genome shotgun sequence includes the following:
- the LOC110882663 gene encoding 40S ribosomal protein S11-like, with amino-acid sequence MEAVEEPAAATLLSGNMFTFSSSATSQMDCIDGTYIDKKCPFTGDVSIRGRILAGTCHSAERVRTIIVHRDYLYYVKKYQRYEKRHSNIPAHISPCFRVKEGDHVTVGQCRVLAEKLNLNYEDAERWILNLIRTSKLDAKINTQTGMVVMEPNHPNV